A part of Brassica rapa cultivar Chiifu-401-42 chromosome A05, CAAS_Brap_v3.01, whole genome shotgun sequence genomic DNA contains:
- the LOC103869724 gene encoding B3 domain-containing protein At3g17010, whose protein sequence is MGWNGRIKEERKNLSFFKIFQSADLSSECMRALPYNFMQNLSKEDFSYKMVIRAEWGSSWEVDVSKNPRFYYVEKSGWNQFVSDNALGDNEFITFTHKGSMSFNVNIYGKNGKEIVTPRKPLTATPLSGVKKEEGERSYKDVKKEEETCESMDGVEVEETTKKAYKTSKKKKKKKSKKVVTHVEVGESSRGRKKKAEKLKTLKKKKIKTVKKGVPEFEITIRKSYLKFLLLPRVFEEEHIPGESMEYTIHHSEMKCSWNVLCLVRENRTVFSSGWSRLAREFPLKVGDRCTFKLIKPTEFVLITKKSRKEITVIG, encoded by the exons ATGGGTTGGAACGGTCGGATTAAGGAAGAAAGGAAGAACCTGAGCTTCTTCAAGATCTTCCAGAGTGCAGACCTATCCTCTGAATGCATG AGAGCGCTTCCTTACAACTTCATGCAAAACCTCTCCAAGGAAGACTTCTCATACAAGATGGTGATAAGAGCGGAGTGGGGAAGCTCATGGGAAGTAGACGTCTCCAAGAACCCGAGGTTCTACTACGTGGAGAAGTCCGGATGGAACCAGTTCGTGAGCGACAATGCCTTGGGAGACAACGAGTTCATCACCTTTACTCACAAAGGGTCAATGTCCTTCAACGTCAACATCTACGGGAAGAACGGCAAGGAGATTGTCACACCGCGAAAACCTCTTACAGCAACTCCTCTGA GTGGCGTGAAGAAAGAAGAAGGTGAGAGAAGCTACAAGGATGTGAAGAAGGAAGAGGAGACATGTGAGTCCATGGATGGAGTTGAGGTTGAAGAAACTACAAAGAAGGCTTACAAAAcatccaagaagaagaagaagaagaagagcaagaaaGTGGTTACTCATGTGGAAGTTGGTGAATCATCGAGAGGCAGGAAGAAGAAAGCTGAGAAGCTCAAAAcactcaagaagaagaagatcaagacAGTGAAGAAAGGTGTTCCAGAGTTCGAAATCACCATAAGGAAGTCATACCTCAAGTTCCTG TTACTTCCGAGGGTGTTTGAGGAGGAGCATATCCCTGGTGAGTCTATGGAGTACACGATCCATCACTCGGAGATGAAGTGTTCGTGGAATGTGCTCTGCTTGGTGAGGGAGAATCGGACAGTCTTCTCAAGTGGATGGAGTCGATTAGCACGTGAGTTTCCTTTGAAGGTGGGTGACAGGTGTACCTTCAAGCTCATCAAACCAACAGAGTTTGTCCTCATCACCAAGAAGAGTAGAAAGGAGATCACTGTGATTGGCTGA
- the LOC103869723 gene encoding universal stress protein PHOS32, with translation MAESGGRRIGVAVDFSECSKKALNWAIDNVVRDGDYLILITVAPNMNYEEGEMQLWETVGSPLIPLSEVSEASVMKKYGVKPDAETLDIANTAARQKSITVVMKIYWGDPREKICEAVEHIPLSSLVIGNRGLGGLKRMIMGSVSNHVVNNVACPVTVVKAHH, from the exons atggcGGAGAGTGGTGGACGGAGAATTGGAGTGGCGGTGGACTTCTCGGAGTGCAGCAAGAAGGCTTTGAACTGGGCGATCGACAACGTCGTCCGCGACGGAGATTATCTAATCCTCATAACCGTGGCTCCCAATATGAATTACGAGGAAGGCGAGATGCAGCTCTGGGAGACCGTTGGATCAC CGTTGATTCCATTGAGTGAGGTCTCTGAAGCTTCCGTGATGAAGAAGTATGGAGTGAAGCCAGATGCTGAAACCCTTGACATTGCCAACACTGCCGCTAGGCAAAAATCG ATTACAGTAGTGATGAAGATATATTGGGGAGATCCTCGTGAGAAGATATGTGAGGCTGTTGAACATATCCCTCTCTCAAGTCTTGTCATCGGTAACCGTGGCCTTGGTGGCCTTAAGAg GATGATAATGGGAAGTGTTAGCAACCATGTTGTCAACAACGTTGCATGCCCTGTTACCGTCGTCAAGGCTCACCACTGA
- the LOC103869722 gene encoding protein CROWDED NUCLEI 4-like isoform X2 has product MVAKSLKLNSSESDTDEEMTTMNEDDKRKVDTSTRNIQAKGSGHTDFRSVVERISSVSKKAVSNNSELCELLEVSKVIHHQPLGSQVKELASRVLGSSKNLTPCMLLLRRGLPQVNYDISLFLMTIKKLCLGEKKLHGEVTARERLRILYEKGYSCLKNIDKNGAESRKIYEEKAEVKLQLSKASKSCVHMVEKGSLKVAQKVEEQIRIFRVPLRGYIDTHGSSVRALKEWLNKNTMEEDDQTETEAPEIFKVCSEWLRETENVDDGIKVLNAAEEMELRFRGLWFKQIEKEKRRLRVGKLCKELEKQKAEKLHVFALCENNITSAILESHELDINTLANLLSSEVLLKGEHAAPAGSAVERVKENLKVYLKVNRDINTEAEQEKIRNKIAELPKQKEKLQKMMSASGYEEKVHANIKEDNVMKLTKILQEFDFFEKGSKEKIQTENSETDVKKSTKDPKEKRKKKKDSKSDEVIFETSLIKHESLQKKLKQANVELAAKARELKHKLRERDKELAAVQSSSYLGERELDQISVEISISQKKVSVAVSGFGNKSQFLSQANEIVKRQEYEIHSLQRALKEKEDVFEMSIAAKRLERIQSLVQREKLERQRHMFQSESEGIRHEIEELEKLENLKVGLYDTPMAKMKLSKIERSWEKVSVLKQKVISRDDELELQNEVSIVIVVLLFAWAGQSRDSVYTVLCVDKDEILRVGFPGVSRGLKADPSKLERVEELKIGDWVRVKVPDSSISYGWSKPFSCSVIDIEKVVPFHDGQEIVECLSAHVTDRETFWKVSPGDAEMLSVRETSDWVCSYRSRGSRPSDDWFSVGKDNIPMEFICSHSLTKVVDSVSVLSCEVIKDDITSFSLLDSTDGFRNKDAISVASDFEFLLNGSKAVGKFNIEAVSRFSRIHGTFRDVVRSVHSDDEEHGKKKRKRKPWYLQKQETMVLYSCEGEFMVSTKACGKFKFKEMRNLIGVQDLSKSDFKLKRENVGLSLKKKGNLRNNLGCKLSNSIELWNGKLSICVIPNEFRKY; this is encoded by the coding sequence ATGGTGGCGAAGAGCTTGAAGTTAAATTCATCGGAGTCTGACACGGATGAAGAGATGACGACGATGAATGAAGATGATAAGCGTAAAGTTGACACAAGCACTCGTAATATTCAAGCTAAAGGTTCGGGTCATACTGATTTTAGGAGCGTAGTTGAAAGAATCAGTAGTGTAAGCAAGAAAGCTGTGAGTAATAATAGTGAATTATGTGAGTTGCTTGAAGTGAGTAAAGTCATTCATCACCAACCATTAGGATCCCAAGTCAAAGAACTTGCATCAAGAGTACTCGGTAGTTCCAAGAATTTGACTCCTTGTATGTTGCTATTAAGGCGTGGCTTACCCCAAGTTAACTACGATATTTCTCTGTTCTTAATGACTATAAAGAAGCTTTGCTTGGGGGAAAAGAAACTTCATGGAGAAGTTACAGCCAGAGAAAGGCTTAGGATTCTGTATGAGAAAGGGTACAGTTGTTTAAAGAATATAGATAAAAACGGAGCAGAATCAAGGAAAATTTACGAGGAAAAAGCTGAGGTAAAGCTTCAGTTATCCAAGGCAAGTAAGTCTTGTGTTCACATGGTTGAGAAAGGATCACTGAAAGTGGCACAGAAGGTTGAAGAACAGATCAGAATATTCAGAGTACCTTTGAGAGGCTACATTGACACACACGGAAGTTCTGTTAGGGCGTTAAAAGAGTGGCTAAACAAAAACACCATGGAAGAGGATGATCAAACCGAGACCGAGGCTCCTGAGATATTTAAGGTATGTAGCGAGTGGCTAAGAGAGACTGAGAATGTGGATGATGGTATTAAAGTATTGAATGCTGCTGAAGAGATGGAATTGAGATTTAGAGGCTTATGGTTTAAGCAAATAGAGAAAGAAAAACGAAGGTTGAGAGTAGGGAAGTTGTGTAAAGAGCTGGAGAAACAGAAAGCAGAAAAATTACATGTGTTTGCTCTATGTGAAAATAACATAACATCCGCGATTTTAGAATCTCACGAGTTGGATATCAATACTCTTGCAAATTTATTGTCGTCAGAGGTTCTGTTGAAGGGAGAACACGCAGCTCCTGCTGGTTCTGCAGTAGAGAGAGTGAAAGAGAACCTCAAGGTATATCTCAAAGTGAACAGGGACATTAACACAGAAGCTGAACAAGAAAAGATCAGAAACAAGATTGCCGAACTGCCAAAACAAAAGGAGAAGCTACAGAAGATGATGAGTGCATCTGGGTACGAAGAGAAGGTCCATGCGAACATAAAAGAAGATAACGTCATGAAGCTCACTAAGATTCTCCAAGAATTCGATTTCTTTGAGAAGGGAAGTAAGGAGAAAATACAAACTGAGAATTCAGAGACTGACGTGAAGAAGTCTACCAAAGATCCAAAagagaaaaggaagaagaaaaaggataGTAAGAGTGATGAGGTAATCTTCGAAACTTCTTTGATTAAGCATGAGAGCCTACAAAAGAAGCTGAAGCAGGCAAACGTGGAGTTAGCTGCAAAGGCCAGAGAGTTAAAGCATAAACTTAGGGAAAGAGACAAGGAGCTTGCTGCTGTACAGTCGTCCTCTTATCTTGGAGAGCGAGAGCTAGATCAAATAAGTGTTGAGATTTCAATATCACAAAAGAAGGTTTCTGTGGCGGTTTCTGGATTTGGAAACAAGTCACAGTTCTTGAGCCAAGCCAATGAGATTGTCAAGAGACAAGAATATGAGATACATTCACTTCAGAGAGCACTCAAGGAGAAGGAAGACGTTTTTGAGATGTCTATAGCGGCGAAGAGACTTGAGCGTATACAGTCACTTGTTCAGCGAGAAAAACTAGAGAGGCAAAGACATATGTTTCAATCTGAAAGTGAAGGTATCCGACATGAGATTGAAGAACTTGAGAAGTTAGAGAATCTGAAAGTTGGATTATATGATACACCTATGGCCAAAATGAAGCTCTCCAAGATAGAGCGTAGCTGGGAAAAGGTTTCTGTTTTGAAACAGAAGGTTATTTCTCGAGATGATGAACTGGAATTACAAAATGAAGTCAGCATTGTGATAGTGGTATTACTGTTTGCTTGGGCAGGCCAATCACGTGATAGTGTTTATACTGTTTTATGTGTTGACAAGGATGAGATCTTACGAGTTGGGTTTCCTGGAGTATCTCGAGGCTTGAAAGCTGATCCTTCTAAACTGGAACGTGTGGAGGAGCTTAAAATTGGAGACTGGGTCAGAGTGAAGGTGCCAGATTCTTCTATATCGTATGGATGGAGCAAGCCGTTTTCTTGTTCAGTGATAGATATTGAAAAAGTTGTACCGTTTCATGACGGGCAAGAGATTGTGGAATGTCTGAGTGCACATGTTACTGATAGAGAgacattttggaaggtctcacCTGGAGATGCAGAAATGCTATCAGTGCGTGAAACCAGTGACTGGGTGTGCTCATATCGGAGCCGAGGAAGCAGGCCAAGCGATGATTGGTTTAGTGTAGGAAAGGATAATATTCCCATGGAGTTCATATGTTCACATTCTCTTACAAAAGTTGTGGACTCTGTTTCTGTTTTGAGCTGTGAGGTTATAAAGGATGACATCACTTCGTTTAGCTTGTTAGATTCCACAGATGGATTTCGTAATAAAGATGCTATCAGTGTTGCTAGTGATTTCGAGTTTTTACTGAATGGGTCTAAAGCTGTGGGAAAGTTTAATATTGAAGCGGTTTCAAGATTTTCAAGGATTCATGGGACGTTCAGAGATGTGGTGAGGAGTGTGCATTCAGATGATGAAGAACATggtaagaagaagagaaagagaaagccGTGGTATTTACAAAAGCAAGAAACAATGGTGTTGTATTCTTGTGAGGGAGAGTTCATGGTATCAACTAAAGCTTGTGGAAAATTTAAGTTCAAGGAGATGAGAAATCTTATTGGAGTTCAAGATTTGTCAAAGAGTGATTTCAAGCTTAAGAGGGAGAATGTTGGATTAAGCTTgaagaaaaaaggaaacttgAGAAATAACTTGGGATGCAAGTTATCTAATTCTATTGAATTATGGAATGGAAAATTATCTATTTGTGTGattcctaatgagtttaggaaatattga
- the LOC103869722 gene encoding uncharacterized protein LOC103869722 isoform X1 translates to MGSIEVQMSYGEDPERWSELIDAFTAAHNFTVFETRQFAYGFTEGYALSWYGDEISRYGFRSWDDLKVIVLNLFSTSVRQEKEQLEHPSLIDSLKEISHLLNRFKQRWKEKENAKKSQVEKTFESDEGKQAESDGGDDLILSRHHLRGTSFHFSTDGGFKFEQASWQIVIIMVAKSLKLNSSESDTDEEMTTMNEDDKRKVDTSTRNIQAKGSGHTDFRSVVERISSVSKKAVSNNSELCELLEVSKVIHHQPLGSQVKELASRVLGSSKNLTPCMLLLRRGLPQVNYDISLFLMTIKKLCLGEKKLHGEVTARERLRILYEKGYSCLKNIDKNGAESRKIYEEKAEVKLQLSKASKSCVHMVEKGSLKVAQKVEEQIRIFRVPLRGYIDTHGSSVRALKEWLNKNTMEEDDQTETEAPEIFKVCSEWLRETENVDDGIKVLNAAEEMELRFRGLWFKQIEKEKRRLRVGKLCKELEKQKAEKLHVFALCENNITSAILESHELDINTLANLLSSEVLLKGEHAAPAGSAVERVKENLKVYLKVNRDINTEAEQEKIRNKIAELPKQKEKLQKMMSASGYEEKVHANIKEDNVMKLTKILQEFDFFEKGSKEKIQTENSETDVKKSTKDPKEKRKKKKDSKSDEVIFETSLIKHESLQKKLKQANVELAAKARELKHKLRERDKELAAVQSSSYLGERELDQISVEISISQKKVSVAVSGFGNKSQFLSQANEIVKRQEYEIHSLQRALKEKEDVFEMSIAAKRLERIQSLVQREKLERQRHMFQSESEGIRHEIEELEKLENLKVGLYDTPMAKMKLSKIERSWEKVSVLKQKVISRDDELELQNEVSIVIVVLLFAWAGQSRDSVYTVLCVDKDEILRVGFPGVSRGLKADPSKLERVEELKIGDWVRVKVPDSSISYGWSKPFSCSVIDIEKVVPFHDGQEIVECLSAHVTDRETFWKVSPGDAEMLSVRETSDWVCSYRSRGSRPSDDWFSVGKDNIPMEFICSHSLTKVVDSVSVLSCEVIKDDITSFSLLDSTDGFRNKDAISVASDFEFLLNGSKAVGKFNIEAVSRFSRIHGTFRDVVRSVHSDDEEHGKKKRKRKPWYLQKQETMVLYSCEGEFMVSTKACGKFKFKEMRNLIGVQDLSKSDFKLKRENVGLSLKKKGNLRNNLGCKLSNSIELWNGKLSICVIPNEFRKY, encoded by the coding sequence ATATGGGTTTAGAAGCTGGGATGATCTGAAAGTCATAGTACTTAATCTGTTCAGTACATCCGTAAGGCAAGAGAAGGAGCAACTGGAACACCCCAGCTTGATTGACAGTTTGAAAGAGATAAGTCACCTTCTGAATCGTTTTAAACAAAGAtggaaagaaaaagagaatgCAAAGAAATCTCAGGTGGAGAAGACGTTTGAATCAGATGAAGGAAAACAGGCCGAGAGCGATGGAGGAGATGATCTAATTCTCAGTAGACATCATCTGCGAGGCACAAGTTTCCATTTTTCAACAGACGGAGGGTTTAAATTTGAGCAAGCGTCATGGCAAATTGTAATAATTATGGTGGCGAAGAGCTTGAAGTTAAATTCATCGGAGTCTGACACGGATGAAGAGATGACGACGATGAATGAAGATGATAAGCGTAAAGTTGACACAAGCACTCGTAATATTCAAGCTAAAGGTTCGGGTCATACTGATTTTAGGAGCGTAGTTGAAAGAATCAGTAGTGTAAGCAAGAAAGCTGTGAGTAATAATAGTGAATTATGTGAGTTGCTTGAAGTGAGTAAAGTCATTCATCACCAACCATTAGGATCCCAAGTCAAAGAACTTGCATCAAGAGTACTCGGTAGTTCCAAGAATTTGACTCCTTGTATGTTGCTATTAAGGCGTGGCTTACCCCAAGTTAACTACGATATTTCTCTGTTCTTAATGACTATAAAGAAGCTTTGCTTGGGGGAAAAGAAACTTCATGGAGAAGTTACAGCCAGAGAAAGGCTTAGGATTCTGTATGAGAAAGGGTACAGTTGTTTAAAGAATATAGATAAAAACGGAGCAGAATCAAGGAAAATTTACGAGGAAAAAGCTGAGGTAAAGCTTCAGTTATCCAAGGCAAGTAAGTCTTGTGTTCACATGGTTGAGAAAGGATCACTGAAAGTGGCACAGAAGGTTGAAGAACAGATCAGAATATTCAGAGTACCTTTGAGAGGCTACATTGACACACACGGAAGTTCTGTTAGGGCGTTAAAAGAGTGGCTAAACAAAAACACCATGGAAGAGGATGATCAAACCGAGACCGAGGCTCCTGAGATATTTAAGGTATGTAGCGAGTGGCTAAGAGAGACTGAGAATGTGGATGATGGTATTAAAGTATTGAATGCTGCTGAAGAGATGGAATTGAGATTTAGAGGCTTATGGTTTAAGCAAATAGAGAAAGAAAAACGAAGGTTGAGAGTAGGGAAGTTGTGTAAAGAGCTGGAGAAACAGAAAGCAGAAAAATTACATGTGTTTGCTCTATGTGAAAATAACATAACATCCGCGATTTTAGAATCTCACGAGTTGGATATCAATACTCTTGCAAATTTATTGTCGTCAGAGGTTCTGTTGAAGGGAGAACACGCAGCTCCTGCTGGTTCTGCAGTAGAGAGAGTGAAAGAGAACCTCAAGGTATATCTCAAAGTGAACAGGGACATTAACACAGAAGCTGAACAAGAAAAGATCAGAAACAAGATTGCCGAACTGCCAAAACAAAAGGAGAAGCTACAGAAGATGATGAGTGCATCTGGGTACGAAGAGAAGGTCCATGCGAACATAAAAGAAGATAACGTCATGAAGCTCACTAAGATTCTCCAAGAATTCGATTTCTTTGAGAAGGGAAGTAAGGAGAAAATACAAACTGAGAATTCAGAGACTGACGTGAAGAAGTCTACCAAAGATCCAAAagagaaaaggaagaagaaaaaggataGTAAGAGTGATGAGGTAATCTTCGAAACTTCTTTGATTAAGCATGAGAGCCTACAAAAGAAGCTGAAGCAGGCAAACGTGGAGTTAGCTGCAAAGGCCAGAGAGTTAAAGCATAAACTTAGGGAAAGAGACAAGGAGCTTGCTGCTGTACAGTCGTCCTCTTATCTTGGAGAGCGAGAGCTAGATCAAATAAGTGTTGAGATTTCAATATCACAAAAGAAGGTTTCTGTGGCGGTTTCTGGATTTGGAAACAAGTCACAGTTCTTGAGCCAAGCCAATGAGATTGTCAAGAGACAAGAATATGAGATACATTCACTTCAGAGAGCACTCAAGGAGAAGGAAGACGTTTTTGAGATGTCTATAGCGGCGAAGAGACTTGAGCGTATACAGTCACTTGTTCAGCGAGAAAAACTAGAGAGGCAAAGACATATGTTTCAATCTGAAAGTGAAGGTATCCGACATGAGATTGAAGAACTTGAGAAGTTAGAGAATCTGAAAGTTGGATTATATGATACACCTATGGCCAAAATGAAGCTCTCCAAGATAGAGCGTAGCTGGGAAAAGGTTTCTGTTTTGAAACAGAAGGTTATTTCTCGAGATGATGAACTGGAATTACAAAATGAAGTCAGCATTGTGATAGTGGTATTACTGTTTGCTTGGGCAGGCCAATCACGTGATAGTGTTTATACTGTTTTATGTGTTGACAAGGATGAGATCTTACGAGTTGGGTTTCCTGGAGTATCTCGAGGCTTGAAAGCTGATCCTTCTAAACTGGAACGTGTGGAGGAGCTTAAAATTGGAGACTGGGTCAGAGTGAAGGTGCCAGATTCTTCTATATCGTATGGATGGAGCAAGCCGTTTTCTTGTTCAGTGATAGATATTGAAAAAGTTGTACCGTTTCATGACGGGCAAGAGATTGTGGAATGTCTGAGTGCACATGTTACTGATAGAGAgacattttggaaggtctcacCTGGAGATGCAGAAATGCTATCAGTGCGTGAAACCAGTGACTGGGTGTGCTCATATCGGAGCCGAGGAAGCAGGCCAAGCGATGATTGGTTTAGTGTAGGAAAGGATAATATTCCCATGGAGTTCATATGTTCACATTCTCTTACAAAAGTTGTGGACTCTGTTTCTGTTTTGAGCTGTGAGGTTATAAAGGATGACATCACTTCGTTTAGCTTGTTAGATTCCACAGATGGATTTCGTAATAAAGATGCTATCAGTGTTGCTAGTGATTTCGAGTTTTTACTGAATGGGTCTAAAGCTGTGGGAAAGTTTAATATTGAAGCGGTTTCAAGATTTTCAAGGATTCATGGGACGTTCAGAGATGTGGTGAGGAGTGTGCATTCAGATGATGAAGAACATggtaagaagaagagaaagagaaagccGTGGTATTTACAAAAGCAAGAAACAATGGTGTTGTATTCTTGTGAGGGAGAGTTCATGGTATCAACTAAAGCTTGTGGAAAATTTAAGTTCAAGGAGATGAGAAATCTTATTGGAGTTCAAGATTTGTCAAAGAGTGATTTCAAGCTTAAGAGGGAGAATGTTGGATTAAGCTTgaagaaaaaaggaaacttgAGAAATAACTTGGGATGCAAGTTATCTAATTCTATTGAATTATGGAATGGAAAATTATCTATTTGTGTGattcctaatgagtttaggaaatattga